One part of the [Pantoea] beijingensis genome encodes these proteins:
- the aroE gene encoding shikimate dehydrogenase produces the protein METFAVFGNPINHSKSPRIHQLFAEQTGIAHSYGRICAPVEAFEKTLMQFFSQSGRGANVTMPFKQEAFALADELTERAALAGAVNTLKKMSDGRLIGDNTDGIGLLTDLQRLNLIKPTDKILLVGAGGAARGVILPLLSFGCAITIANRTLQRAEDLADLFQHTGDIQACALDKLNSRDIDLIINATSSGVNGDIPEIPAALVTSDTRCYDMFYQTGETPFLQWCQKYGAMQYAEGLGMLVGQAAHSFLLWHEVLPEIAPVISILKRELTA, from the coding sequence CTGGAAACCTTCGCCGTCTTTGGCAACCCGATTAATCACAGCAAATCGCCGCGTATCCATCAATTATTTGCTGAACAGACGGGAATTGCGCATTCCTACGGGCGTATCTGTGCGCCGGTAGAGGCGTTTGAAAAAACGCTGATGCAATTTTTCTCTCAAAGTGGCCGTGGTGCAAACGTCACGATGCCTTTTAAACAAGAGGCTTTTGCACTTGCTGATGAATTAACCGAGCGTGCGGCACTGGCCGGTGCCGTGAATACCTTAAAAAAAATGAGCGATGGCCGTTTAATCGGAGATAACACGGATGGCATTGGGTTATTAACCGACCTTCAGCGACTCAATTTAATTAAACCTACGGATAAGATCCTGCTAGTGGGGGCAGGTGGCGCGGCGCGTGGAGTGATTCTACCGTTACTTTCTTTTGGCTGCGCTATCACCATCGCTAACCGCACGCTACAACGAGCTGAAGATCTCGCGGATCTGTTTCAACACACTGGCGATATTCAGGCTTGCGCACTGGATAAACTTAATAGCAGAGACATTGATCTGATCATTAATGCCACATCAAGCGGCGTGAATGGTGATATCCCTGAGATACCCGCAGCGCTTGTCACGTCAGACACGCGATGCTATGACATGTTTTATCAGACGGGGGAGACGCCCTTTTTACAATGGTGTCAAAAATACGGCGCTATGCAATATGCGGAGGGATTAGGCATGCTGGTGGGCCAGGCTGCTCACTCATTCTTGCTATGGCATGAAGTCTTACCTGAAATCGCTCCGGTTATCAGCATCCTCAAGCGTGAGCTGACCGCGTGA
- the smg gene encoding DUF494 family protein Smg, whose translation MFDVLMYLFETYIHNEAEMRVDQDKLTDDLADAGFHREDIYNALNWLEKLADYQDGLTAPILLAADPLSMRIYTEEESQRLDANCRGFILFLEQIQVLNLETREMVIERIMALDTLEFDLEDLKWVVLMVLFNIPGCENAYQQMEELLFDVNEGMLH comes from the coding sequence ATGTTCGACGTACTAATGTACTTATTTGAAACCTATATCCACAACGAAGCAGAGATGCGAGTTGATCAGGATAAACTGACTGATGATTTAGCTGATGCGGGTTTTCATCGTGAAGATATTTATAATGCGTTGAACTGGCTGGAAAAGCTTGCGGATTATCAGGACGGACTGACCGCCCCGATTTTGCTTGCTGCCGATCCGCTGTCAATGCGTATCTATACCGAAGAAGAGAGCCAGCGGCTTGATGCGAATTGCCGGGGGTTTATTCTATTTCTGGAGCAGATACAAGTACTTAATCTCGAAACGCGGGAAATGGTTATTGAGCGCATTATGGCTCTGGATACCCTCGAGTTCGATCTGGAAGATCTCAAATGGGTCGTGTTGATGGTTCTGTTTAATATCCCCGGATGTGAAAACGCCTATCAGCAGATGGAAGAGCTACTTTTCGACGTCAATGAAGGAATGCTGCACTGA
- a CDS encoding gamma carbonic anhydrase family protein — protein sequence MPAVLRPFKQFFPQLGERVMVDASSVVVGEVSLADDVSIWPLVAIRGDVNKVFIGKRSNIQDGSVLHVTHKSSNNPEGFPLIIGEDVTVGHKVMLHGCTIGNRVLVGMGSILLDGAIVEDDVMIGAGSLVAPGKRLESGHLYLGSPARKVRPLTEKEIAGLLYSSNNYVGWKDDYLNQTQP from the coding sequence ATGCCAGCGGTTTTACGTCCTTTTAAACAGTTTTTTCCCCAACTTGGTGAACGGGTAATGGTAGATGCGTCTAGCGTCGTCGTGGGTGAAGTGTCATTAGCAGATGATGTGAGTATCTGGCCATTAGTTGCTATTCGCGGTGATGTGAATAAAGTCTTCATTGGCAAGCGTAGCAATATTCAAGATGGCAGTGTGCTGCATGTTACCCATAAATCCTCTAATAACCCGGAAGGTTTTCCTCTGATCATCGGTGAGGACGTGACCGTTGGCCATAAAGTCATGCTTCATGGCTGCACAATCGGAAATCGCGTTCTGGTTGGGATGGGCTCTATTTTACTGGATGGTGCCATTGTTGAGGATGATGTGATGATTGGCGCAGGAAGTTTAGTCGCTCCGGGTAAACGCCTGGAGAGTGGTCATCTTTATCTTGGTAGTCCGGCCCGGAAGGTACGTCCGTTGACTGAAAAAGAGATAGCCGGACTGTTATATTCATCGAATAACTATGTTGGCTGGAAAGATGACTATCTCAACCAAACCCAGCCCTGA
- a CDS encoding DUF1992 domain-containing protein: MEETTWLIDQLAEQKMCSAQEKGEFDNLAGQGKPLILDDNSHVPAELRTAYRLLKNSGYLPPELEMRREAIELDSLLRKFNPAESDYDVKNKRLILLEMKLRQAGMSTAFLSTEYQQQLQRKFAKEE; this comes from the coding sequence CTGGAGGAGACAACGTGGCTGATTGACCAACTTGCCGAACAAAAAATGTGTAGCGCACAGGAAAAAGGCGAGTTTGATAATTTGGCTGGTCAGGGAAAACCGTTGATACTTGACGATAATAGTCATGTTCCTGCCGAGCTCCGTACTGCTTATCGATTACTCAAAAATTCAGGGTATCTTCCTCCTGAACTCGAAATGCGTCGGGAAGCGATTGAACTTGATTCCTTACTCAGAAAGTTTAACCCTGCTGAGAGCGACTATGATGTGAAGAATAAGCGCTTAATATTGCTTGAAATGAAACTTCGGCAGGCCGGGATGAGTACCGCATTTCTTTCTACCGAATATCAGCAGCAGCTGCAACGAAAGTTTGCAAAGGAGGAATAA
- the trkA gene encoding Trk system potassium transporter TrkA, which produces MKIIILGAGQVGGTLAENLVGENNDITVVDTDPLRLRQLQDKFDLRVVQGHGSHPRVLREAGAADADMLVAVTSSDETNMIACQVAYSLFNTPNRIARIRAPDYIRDADKLFVPDAVPIDHLISPEQLVIDNIYRLIQYPGALQVVNFAEGKVSLAVVKAYYGGPLVGNALSIMRDHMPHIDTRVAAIFRQDRPIRPQGSTIVEAGDEVFFIAASQHIRAVMSELQRLEKPYKRIMIVGGGNIGFGLAQKLEKNYSVKLIERNQQRAAELAEQLQDTIVFYGDASDQELLAEEHIDQVDLFIAITNDDEANIMSAMLAKKMGAKKVMVLIQRRAYVDLVQGSVIDIAISPQQATISALLGHVRKADIVSVSSLRRGIAEAIEAIAHGDETTSRVVGRPIDDIKLPPGTIIGAVVRGNDVMIANDNLRIEQGDHVIMFLTDKKFVPDVERLFQPSPFFL; this is translated from the coding sequence ATGAAAATTATCATTCTCGGCGCCGGCCAGGTCGGCGGAACACTGGCAGAAAATCTTGTGGGGGAAAACAACGATATTACCGTTGTCGATACCGATCCCTTACGCCTTCGCCAGCTACAGGATAAATTTGATCTGCGCGTCGTCCAGGGACATGGCTCACATCCACGCGTGCTAAGGGAAGCCGGTGCTGCAGATGCCGATATGTTGGTGGCAGTCACCAGCTCAGATGAAACCAATATGATAGCCTGCCAGGTCGCTTATTCACTATTTAATACCCCCAATCGTATTGCACGTATTCGCGCTCCTGATTATATCCGTGATGCTGATAAACTTTTTGTTCCTGACGCAGTGCCTATCGATCACCTGATTTCGCCAGAACAATTGGTTATCGATAACATATACCGCCTTATTCAGTATCCCGGGGCGCTTCAGGTGGTCAATTTTGCCGAAGGCAAAGTCAGCCTCGCCGTGGTCAAAGCCTATTACGGAGGACCACTGGTGGGGAATGCACTGTCGATCATGCGCGATCACATGCCTCATATCGATACGCGAGTCGCTGCTATTTTTCGTCAGGACCGTCCCATCCGGCCGCAAGGGTCGACCATAGTTGAAGCCGGCGACGAAGTTTTCTTTATTGCGGCAAGCCAGCATATCCGCGCCGTTATGAGTGAACTTCAACGTCTGGAGAAACCCTATAAGCGGATCATGATCGTCGGTGGCGGCAATATTGGCTTTGGTCTGGCACAAAAGCTGGAAAAAAACTACAGTGTTAAATTAATTGAAAGAAATCAGCAGCGTGCCGCTGAATTGGCGGAGCAGTTGCAAGATACCATTGTATTTTATGGCGATGCTTCCGATCAGGAGTTACTGGCAGAAGAGCATATCGATCAGGTTGACCTGTTTATCGCAATCACTAACGACGATGAAGCCAATATTATGTCAGCCATGCTGGCCAAGAAAATGGGCGCGAAGAAAGTGATGGTGTTGATCCAACGTCGTGCCTATGTCGATCTGGTTCAGGGGAGCGTGATTGATATTGCCATATCACCACAGCAGGCAACCATATCCGCCTTGCTGGGCCACGTGCGTAAAGCAGACATTGTCAGCGTTTCCTCATTACGCCGTGGGATTGCCGAAGCCATCGAGGCGATCGCTCATGGTGATGAAACCACGTCGCGTGTTGTTGGTCGACCAATCGATGACATTAAGCTACCGCCGGGCACGATTATTGGCGCCGTCGTGCGCGGTAATGACGTGATGATCGCCAACGATAACTTACGTATTGAGCAAGGTGACCACGTTATTATGTTCCTGACAGATAAGAAATTTGTGCCGGATGTTGAGCGTCTTTTCCAGCCGAGTCCTTTTTTCCTGTAG
- a CDS encoding DUF1488 domain-containing protein has translation MNQAIQFPDREAWEGEYHAVCFPVLVNGFQLTCAIAGDTLRARYGSDEPEIDIFRAHRWDLEEEAEVLIKQQQEDAQGWVWLR, from the coding sequence GTGAATCAGGCTATCCAGTTTCCGGACCGGGAAGCGTGGGAAGGTGAGTACCACGCTGTATGCTTTCCTGTGCTGGTAAATGGGTTTCAGCTCACTTGTGCGATAGCGGGTGATACGTTACGGGCGCGTTATGGCAGCGATGAACCTGAAATAGATATATTCAGGGCCCACCGCTGGGACCTGGAAGAGGAAGCTGAAGTGCTAATTAAACAGCAACAGGAAGATGCTCAGGGCTGGGTTTGGTTGAGATAG
- the def gene encoding peptide deformylase yields MSVLQVLHFPDERLRIVAKPVKEVNADIQRIVDDMFETMYAEEGIGLAATQVDIHQRIIVIDVSENRDERLVLINPEMLDKCGETGIEEGCLSIPEQRALVPRSEKVKVRALDREGNTFELEADGLLAICIQHEMDHLVGKLFIDYLSPMKRQRIRQKLEKMARLNTRA; encoded by the coding sequence ATGTCAGTTTTGCAGGTATTACATTTTCCTGACGAGCGTCTTCGCATCGTCGCAAAGCCAGTTAAAGAAGTGAATGCAGATATTCAGCGTATCGTTGATGATATGTTCGAGACGATGTATGCCGAAGAAGGCATTGGCCTGGCCGCAACACAGGTTGATATTCATCAGCGCATTATCGTGATTGACGTTTCGGAAAATCGCGATGAGCGCTTAGTTCTGATCAATCCTGAAATGCTGGATAAATGCGGTGAGACAGGCATCGAAGAAGGTTGCCTGTCAATTCCTGAGCAACGCGCCCTGGTGCCACGCTCTGAAAAAGTAAAAGTACGTGCCCTGGATCGCGAAGGAAACACCTTTGAGCTGGAAGCGGATGGTCTGCTGGCTATCTGTATTCAGCATGAGATGGATCACCTTGTCGGCAAGCTTTTCATTGATTATCTTTCGCCAATGAAACGTCAACGCATCCGTCAGAAGCTGGAAAAGATGGCCCGACTGAATACCCGTGCCTGA
- a CDS encoding type I DNA topoisomerase has product MNKTALFAVRKNEPCPQCGAELTIRSGKHGAFLGCSDYPACDYVRPLKNQVDGHVVKVLEGQHCPECQSELVLRQGRYGMFIGCSNYPTCEHTEVIDRPDATTIPCPQCQQGKLVQRRSRYGKTFHSCDRYPDCQFTVNFTPIEGTCEFCHFSLLIEKKTAQGLKRLCASKACGKPVSLGSSSEE; this is encoded by the coding sequence ATGAATAAAACAGCGCTTTTCGCTGTGCGAAAAAATGAACCCTGCCCTCAATGTGGGGCAGAACTGACTATCCGTTCAGGAAAGCACGGTGCTTTTTTGGGATGTTCAGATTACCCGGCATGTGATTATGTTCGCCCGTTAAAAAATCAGGTTGATGGGCATGTTGTTAAAGTCCTGGAAGGACAGCACTGCCCTGAGTGTCAGTCTGAGCTGGTGCTGCGTCAGGGGCGTTACGGTATGTTTATCGGTTGTAGCAATTATCCGACATGTGAGCATACGGAGGTTATCGATCGCCCGGACGCGACGACCATTCCTTGCCCGCAATGTCAGCAGGGGAAACTTGTTCAGCGACGTTCACGCTATGGAAAGACGTTTCACTCATGCGATCGCTACCCTGATTGCCAGTTTACCGTGAACTTTACGCCCATCGAAGGCACGTGTGAATTCTGCCATTTTTCCCTCCTTATCGAGAAAAAAACCGCTCAGGGCCTCAAGCGTCTTTGTGCAAGTAAAGCCTGTGGTAAACCCGTGAGCTTAGGAAGCAGCAGTGAAGAATAG
- the rsmB gene encoding 16S rRNA (cytosine(967)-C(5))-methyltransferase RsmB yields the protein MKKQINLRSLAAQTIERVVEQGQSLSNVLPTAQKPLSEKDSALLQELCFGVLRTLPQLEWIIGKLMSRPMTGKQRTIHFLIMVGLYQLMFTRIPAHAALAETVEGAVVLKREKLKGLINGVLRQFQRQQEILTQEMGDGPQKYLHPKWLLERLQRAWPDDWQQIIEANNMRPPMWLRVNRQHHTRDAWLAMLQEQGKNAEAHSDYDDALRLEEPTSVNQLPGFDKGWVTVQDASAQGCIALLDPQNGETILDLCAAPGGKTTHILEAAPQAKVMAVDIDAQRLARVKANLARLNMAAEVKVGDGRYPEQWSENRQFDRILLDAPCSATGVIRRHPDIKWLRRDRDIAELTALQSQILDAIWPSLKTGGTLLYATCSVLPEENHQQISAFLQRHKDAIHQPVTDSPLPGKQVLPHPQGGDGFFYAKLIKQ from the coding sequence ATGAAAAAACAGATCAATCTCCGCAGTCTTGCGGCGCAAACCATTGAGCGCGTGGTTGAACAGGGACAGTCACTTAGTAACGTCCTACCCACTGCGCAAAAACCTTTATCCGAAAAAGATAGCGCATTGCTGCAGGAACTCTGTTTCGGTGTGCTACGCACCCTGCCTCAACTCGAATGGATTATCGGCAAGCTGATGTCACGCCCTATGACAGGCAAGCAACGCACTATTCACTTTCTTATTATGGTCGGCCTTTATCAGCTGATGTTTACCCGTATACCGGCCCATGCTGCACTGGCAGAAACGGTTGAAGGCGCAGTGGTACTAAAGCGGGAGAAACTCAAAGGATTGATTAATGGCGTCCTGCGCCAGTTTCAGCGCCAGCAGGAAATACTGACGCAGGAAATGGGCGATGGACCACAAAAATATTTACATCCTAAATGGTTGCTTGAGCGCCTGCAGCGGGCATGGCCTGACGACTGGCAACAGATTATTGAGGCAAACAATATGCGGCCACCGATGTGGCTGCGGGTAAATCGCCAGCATCACACACGCGATGCATGGCTCGCGATGCTGCAGGAACAGGGGAAAAATGCCGAAGCCCATTCCGACTACGATGATGCTTTACGGCTGGAGGAGCCAACATCCGTTAATCAACTGCCGGGATTCGATAAAGGCTGGGTGACAGTTCAGGACGCTTCCGCTCAAGGCTGCATAGCCCTGCTTGATCCTCAAAACGGCGAAACGATCCTCGACCTTTGTGCAGCACCAGGCGGTAAGACTACCCATATACTGGAAGCTGCACCGCAGGCAAAAGTGATGGCGGTAGATATTGATGCACAACGGCTGGCTCGCGTGAAAGCGAATCTGGCACGGCTGAATATGGCCGCAGAGGTTAAAGTGGGTGACGGTCGTTACCCGGAACAATGGAGTGAAAACAGGCAGTTTGATCGGATTCTGCTGGATGCTCCCTGCTCCGCCACAGGCGTGATTCGCCGCCATCCGGATATCAAATGGCTACGACGCGATCGAGATATCGCTGAACTCACGGCCCTGCAATCACAAATTCTGGATGCCATCTGGCCAAGTTTAAAAACGGGCGGCACCTTACTCTATGCTACCTGTTCAGTATTACCTGAAGAAAATCATCAGCAAATTAGCGCATTTTTACAGCGCCATAAGGATGCTATTCACCAGCCGGTCACTGATAGCCCCCTGCCGGGTAAACAAGTGCTTCCACATCCACAGGGCGGCGATGGTTTCTTTTACGCTAAGCTAATAAAGCAGTGA
- the dprA gene encoding DNA-protecting protein DprA, with amino-acid sequence MTPTEIWLRLSGIKRLAGGGMLRVATQLIAQGDFTASALAAAGLDRQQADWFNATRDKELTRTLRWLDEPGHYLVTADSELYPARLKNISRFPALLFVVGDPQLLASTQLAVVGSRNCSHYGREWGAFFSQALAVSGLTITSGLALGIDAVAHRAALDVKGKTLAVLGNGLRSVYPKRHRYLAEEIIAGGGTLISEFPLDAPPLAMHFPRRNRIISGLSVGVLVVEASVRSGSLVTARYALEQNRDVYALPGALGNKGSEGGHWLIQQGALLVAHPNNILEQIQSDFNWLPFLPQDAIYSSDNTEGPLPFADVLANVGDEVTPVDVVAERAGQPVPAIVAKLLELELAGWIAAVPGGYVRLRRACHVRRTNVLI; translated from the coding sequence GTGACACCGACGGAGATTTGGTTACGCCTGTCAGGGATAAAAAGGTTAGCGGGGGGAGGGATGTTACGTGTTGCCACCCAATTAATTGCCCAAGGCGATTTTACTGCTTCTGCCCTCGCGGCGGCGGGGCTTGATCGGCAACAGGCTGATTGGTTTAACGCAACGCGTGACAAGGAGCTCACGAGAACCCTTCGCTGGCTTGATGAGCCGGGGCATTACCTGGTCACCGCAGACAGTGAGCTATATCCAGCCCGGTTGAAAAATATTAGCCGCTTTCCCGCGCTGCTATTTGTGGTGGGTGATCCGCAGTTGCTTGCTTCAACACAATTGGCGGTGGTGGGTAGCCGTAACTGTTCACATTATGGGCGTGAATGGGGCGCATTTTTCTCTCAGGCGCTGGCGGTAAGCGGCCTTACCATTACCAGTGGTTTAGCGCTGGGTATTGATGCCGTTGCACATCGTGCTGCACTGGATGTTAAAGGTAAAACTCTCGCCGTATTGGGCAATGGGCTGAGATCGGTTTATCCGAAAAGGCACCGCTACCTGGCAGAGGAGATTATTGCTGGTGGCGGCACGTTAATTTCTGAGTTCCCTCTGGACGCACCACCGCTGGCGATGCATTTTCCGCGCAGGAATCGAATTATCAGCGGGTTAAGCGTCGGTGTTCTGGTTGTGGAAGCCTCAGTGCGCAGCGGCTCGCTGGTAACGGCGCGCTATGCGCTGGAACAAAATCGCGATGTTTATGCGCTACCCGGCGCGTTAGGCAATAAAGGCAGTGAAGGAGGGCACTGGCTCATTCAACAAGGCGCCCTGCTGGTTGCTCATCCCAATAATATCCTCGAACAGATACAAAGCGATTTCAATTGGCTGCCTTTTTTGCCACAGGATGCAATATATTCTTCAGACAATACCGAAGGTCCATTGCCATTTGCTGATGTGTTGGCTAACGTAGGAGATGAGGTTACACCTGTTGACGTCGTCGCTGAACGTGCCGGCCAACCTGTGCCAGCTATTGTAGCCAAATTGCTTGAGCTGGAGTTAGCAGGATGGATCGCAGCTGTACCCGGCGGCTATGTCCGATTGAGGAGGGCATGCCATGTTCGACGTACTAATGTACTTATTTGA
- the fmt gene encoding methionyl-tRNA formyltransferase, whose amino-acid sequence MSDSLKLIFAGTPDFAARHLDALLASEHQVIGVFTQPDRPAGRGNKLTPSPVKNLALQHNIPVFQPTSLRPEVNQQLIASLDADVMVVVAYGLILPKAVLDMPRLGCINVHGSLLPRWRGAAPIQRALWAGDSETGITIMQMDVGLDTGDMLHKLACPIEHNDTSATLYDKLATLGPEGMLSTLQQLSAGTGAPEVQNEALVSYAEKLSKEEARLDWTLSAAQLERCIRAFNPWPMSYFVIEEMPVKVWKASVLPHSVKGQPGEIMHTDKNGIQVATANGILNIEELQPAGKKAMKAQDLLNSRRDWFIQGTLLA is encoded by the coding sequence GTGTCCGATTCATTAAAGCTTATTTTTGCCGGTACACCTGATTTTGCAGCGCGTCATCTTGACGCGCTGTTAGCTTCCGAACACCAGGTTATTGGTGTATTTACCCAGCCCGACCGGCCAGCTGGTCGTGGGAATAAATTAACGCCAAGTCCGGTAAAAAACCTGGCGCTGCAGCATAATATCCCAGTGTTTCAACCTACGTCGCTACGTCCTGAAGTGAATCAGCAACTGATTGCCAGCCTGGATGCCGATGTCATGGTTGTCGTCGCCTATGGATTAATTCTGCCCAAAGCGGTGCTAGACATGCCGCGCTTGGGCTGCATCAACGTGCATGGTTCTCTGCTGCCGCGCTGGCGCGGTGCGGCACCGATTCAGCGAGCCCTTTGGGCCGGTGACAGCGAGACCGGTATCACCATTATGCAGATGGACGTTGGGCTTGATACCGGTGATATGCTCCATAAGTTGGCTTGTCCGATTGAGCACAACGATACCAGCGCAACACTGTACGATAAACTCGCCACTCTGGGGCCTGAAGGCATGCTGTCCACGCTGCAGCAATTATCCGCAGGCACGGGGGCGCCAGAAGTACAGAACGAGGCGCTGGTCAGCTACGCCGAAAAACTCAGTAAGGAAGAAGCCCGCCTTGACTGGACGCTGTCAGCCGCGCAACTGGAGCGCTGTATCCGTGCTTTTAATCCATGGCCGATGAGCTATTTTGTGATTGAAGAGATGCCCGTTAAGGTGTGGAAAGCCAGCGTACTGCCGCATAGTGTTAAAGGACAGCCTGGTGAAATCATGCATACCGATAAAAACGGCATCCAGGTCGCAACCGCTAACGGCATCCTCAATATCGAAGAGCTACAGCCAGCCGGCAAAAAAGCGATGAAAGCGCAAGATTTGCTGAACTCCCGCCGCGACTGGTTCATACAAGGCACTCTCCTTGCCTGA
- the mscL gene encoding large-conductance mechanosensitive channel protein MscL, which translates to MSLFKEFRDFAMRGNVVDLAVGVIIGAAFGKIVSSLVANIIMPPLGLLIGGVDFKQFTWVLKPAAGDVPAVVMEYGVFIQSIFDFLIVAFAIFMAIKLMNKLYKKKEVEEVVAKPGAEEVLLAEIRDLLKQQNK; encoded by the coding sequence ATGAGTTTATTCAAAGAGTTTCGCGACTTTGCAATGCGTGGCAACGTCGTCGATCTGGCAGTGGGTGTTATTATTGGCGCAGCGTTTGGTAAAATTGTCTCTTCCCTGGTAGCAAATATTATTATGCCGCCACTGGGACTGTTGATTGGCGGGGTCGATTTCAAGCAGTTTACCTGGGTACTTAAACCCGCTGCAGGTGATGTTCCTGCCGTAGTCATGGAATACGGCGTATTTATCCAGTCTATTTTTGATTTCCTTATTGTGGCTTTTGCCATCTTTATGGCAATTAAATTAATGAATAAACTGTATAAGAAAAAAGAAGTTGAGGAAGTTGTTGCCAAACCTGGCGCAGAAGAAGTCTTACTTGCGGAGATCCGCGACCTGCTTAAGCAGCAGAACAAGTAA
- the zntR gene encoding Zn(2+)-responsive transcriptional regulator has protein sequence MYRIGQLAKLADVTPDTIRYYEKQQMMGHEIRTEGGFRLYTDNDLQRLRFIRYARQLGFTLEAIRELLSIRVDPEHHTCQESKNIVQSRLNEVEARIAELQHMQRSLQKLSAACCGSEHSSAYCSILETLESGASGQETGAHHHC, from the coding sequence ATGTATCGTATTGGACAGCTTGCTAAGCTGGCGGATGTTACGCCGGATACTATTCGTTACTACGAAAAGCAGCAGATGATGGGGCACGAAATTCGCACCGAGGGCGGTTTCCGGCTCTATACGGATAATGATCTACAGCGGTTGCGGTTTATCCGCTATGCCCGTCAGTTGGGTTTTACTTTAGAAGCCATTCGGGAACTGCTCTCGATTCGCGTCGATCCTGAACATCATACCTGTCAGGAGTCGAAGAATATTGTGCAGTCGCGGCTGAATGAAGTTGAGGCCAGAATTGCAGAGCTGCAGCATATGCAGCGTTCGCTGCAAAAGTTGAGTGCGGCCTGTTGCGGTAGCGAGCACAGCAGTGCCTATTGTTCAATTCTGGAGACGCTGGAGTCGGGCGCATCGGGGCAGGAAACAGGAGCTCATCATCATTGTTGA
- the tsaC gene encoding L-threonylcarbamoyladenylate synthase type 1 TsaC produces MKNSVLDDSVEICVEQLRKQSVIAYPTEAVFGLGCDPDSETAVLQLLALKQRPVEKGLILIASDYQQLEPYISDRELSVAQRERMFASWPGPVTWVVPATSQTPRWLTGRFDSLAVRVSNHPDVQQLCRAFGKPVVSTSANLSGLEPCRSSEEVRQQFGADFPVLEGKTGGRLNPSEIRDVISGEQIRKG; encoded by the coding sequence GTGAAGAATAGTGTTTTAGACGACTCCGTTGAAATCTGTGTTGAACAACTGCGTAAGCAGTCGGTTATTGCTTACCCGACCGAAGCCGTTTTTGGACTGGGTTGCGACCCCGATAGTGAAACTGCGGTTTTACAACTTTTGGCATTAAAGCAGCGCCCGGTTGAAAAGGGGCTAATTCTGATTGCTTCCGATTATCAGCAGCTTGAGCCTTATATTTCCGATCGTGAGCTATCGGTAGCGCAACGTGAAAGAATGTTTGCCAGTTGGCCTGGCCCCGTAACCTGGGTGGTACCCGCAACGTCACAAACCCCCCGCTGGTTGACTGGACGGTTTGACTCTCTGGCCGTACGCGTCAGTAATCATCCTGACGTGCAACAACTTTGTCGCGCTTTTGGTAAGCCTGTCGTGTCAACCAGCGCAAATTTATCCGGTCTGGAACCCTGCCGCTCGTCCGAGGAAGTTCGTCAGCAATTTGGTGCAGATTTCCCTGTACTGGAGGGCAAAACAGGCGGGCGACTGAATCCTTCGGAAATTCGTGATGTCATCAGTGGCGAACAGATTCGCAAGGGATAA